A single Triticum dicoccoides isolate Atlit2015 ecotype Zavitan chromosome 2A, WEW_v2.0, whole genome shotgun sequence DNA region contains:
- the LOC119352686 gene encoding Werner Syndrome-like exonuclease isoform X1, whose amino-acid sequence MESGAPPALPCPVDDDDDDFYWDAEAEAELQAIEAAYAAESAKRRRLPDWSKTPAAPAPVRPRPNPAPAAASASSPSWVLSPPTCQGSVKARYQQVAFSGKIVYCRTAIEVEKATREIVRKIESMKASGQVSLGFDLEWKPFPRRGEPPCKVALMQLCMDKTHCYLMHIIHSGVPPILKSLLEDSSSVKVGVCIDNDARKMFNDYEVRVQPLMDLSTVANVKLAGPYKRWSLAALTEMITCKELPKPGNIRMGNWESFVLSKKQLEYAATDAYISWYLYEVLRSLPDYTPDIETEVV is encoded by the exons ATGGAGTCCGGGGCGCCTCCCGCGTTGCCCTGCCccgtcgacgacgacgacgacgatttcTACTGGGACGCCGAGGCCGAGGCGGAGCTCCAGGCCATCGAGGCCGCCTACGCCGCCGAGTCCGccaagcgccgccgcctccccgactgGTCCaaaacccccgccgcccccgcccccgtccGCCCACGACCCAACCCGGCCCCCGCGGCCGCGAGCGCCTCCTCGCCGTCGTGGGTCCTCTCGCCCCCCACTTGCCAAG GGAGTGTGAAGGCTAGGTACCAACAGGTGGCATTCAGCGGCAAGATAGTGTACTGCCGGACAGCAATTGAAGTGGAGAAAGCTACACGGGAGATTGTGCGCAAAATCGAAAGCATGAAGGCCTCTGGCCAGGTCTCCCTTGGTTTCGATCTCGAGTGGAAACCCTTTCCCAGAAGAG GAGAACCGCCTTGTAAAGTCGCGCTAATGCAGTTATGCATGGACAAAACTCATTGTTATCTCATGCATATCATTCACTCTGGGGTGCCTCCCATCTTGAAATCTCTTTTGGAGGACAGTTCATCCGTTAAA GTTGGAGTATGTATAGACAACGATGCAAGGAAAATGTTCAATGATTATGAAGTACGTGTACAACCATTGATGGATTTATCAACTGTTGCAAATGTCAAGTTAGCTGGGCCTTATAAAAGATGGAGTCTTGCTGCATTAACCGAAATGATCACATGTAAAGAG TTACCAAAGCCTGGCAACATAAGAATGGGAAACTGGGAGTCTTTTGTTCTCTCAAAAAAGCAACTTGAGTATGCTGCTACGGATGCCTACATCTCGTGGTACTTGTATGAG GTACTACGGAGTCTTCCTGATTATACTCCTGATATTGAAACAGAGGTTGTTTAG
- the LOC119352686 gene encoding Werner Syndrome-like exonuclease isoform X2 translates to MCVEELGFLVLQFHHLEENPLLGFSFTVFGSVKARYQQVAFSGKIVYCRTAIEVEKATREIVRKIESMKASGQVSLGFDLEWKPFPRRGEPPCKVALMQLCMDKTHCYLMHIIHSGVPPILKSLLEDSSSVKVGVCIDNDARKMFNDYEVRVQPLMDLSTVANVKLAGPYKRWSLAALTEMITCKELPKPGNIRMGNWESFVLSKKQLEYAATDAYISWYLYEVLRSLPDYTPDIETEVV, encoded by the exons ATGTGCGTGGAAGAACTAGGGTTCTTGGTGCTACAGTTTCACCACTTGGAAGAAAATCCCCTGTTAGGGTTCAGTTTTACAGTTTTTG GGAGTGTGAAGGCTAGGTACCAACAGGTGGCATTCAGCGGCAAGATAGTGTACTGCCGGACAGCAATTGAAGTGGAGAAAGCTACACGGGAGATTGTGCGCAAAATCGAAAGCATGAAGGCCTCTGGCCAGGTCTCCCTTGGTTTCGATCTCGAGTGGAAACCCTTTCCCAGAAGAG GAGAACCGCCTTGTAAAGTCGCGCTAATGCAGTTATGCATGGACAAAACTCATTGTTATCTCATGCATATCATTCACTCTGGGGTGCCTCCCATCTTGAAATCTCTTTTGGAGGACAGTTCATCCGTTAAA GTTGGAGTATGTATAGACAACGATGCAAGGAAAATGTTCAATGATTATGAAGTACGTGTACAACCATTGATGGATTTATCAACTGTTGCAAATGTCAAGTTAGCTGGGCCTTATAAAAGATGGAGTCTTGCTGCATTAACCGAAATGATCACATGTAAAGAG TTACCAAAGCCTGGCAACATAAGAATGGGAAACTGGGAGTCTTTTGTTCTCTCAAAAAAGCAACTTGAGTATGCTGCTACGGATGCCTACATCTCGTGGTACTTGTATGAG GTACTACGGAGTCTTCCTGATTATACTCCTGATATTGAAACAGAGGTTGTTTAG
- the LOC119358564 gene encoding uncharacterized protein LOC119358564, translating into MDKQTIRIAALALLSVHLLCSATIAQCRTVTAGVDNDDIHEMSLGCQKKCSYAYHCCICCINTDWCYTSSDRCDRNCPDFTAATVPPETVLTRSAVRTDDLMRGLVPNEFGNCRV; encoded by the exons ATGGACAAGCAGACGATCCGGATCGCTGCGCTGGCCCTGCTATCTGTACACCTCCTATGCTCCGCCACCATAGCGCAAT GCCGAACCGTCACGGCCGGCGTGGACAACGACGATATCCATGAAATGAGCTTGGGTTGCCAGAAAAAGTGCTCCTACGCCTATCATTGTTGCATCTGTTGTATTAATACTGACTGGTGCTACACAAGTTCCGATAGGTGCGATAGAAACTGCCCGGATTTCACCGCGGCCACGGTGCCCCCCGAAACCGTGCTGACCAGGTCTGCAGTACGCACGGATGACTTGATGCGAGGCCTCGTCCCAAATGAGTTCGGCAATTGTCGTGTGTAG